A single region of the Lusitaniella coriacea LEGE 07157 genome encodes:
- a CDS encoding DUF4212 domain-containing protein, with translation MNSDRRRAYWRANTSLIRNLLIVWGFVSLGCSILLVKPLNNIFIGKLPFGFWMAQQGSIYVFVILIFIYAVQMDKIDRKYKNRD, from the coding sequence ATGAATTCAGATCGCCGTCGCGCCTATTGGCGTGCAAACACATCGCTTATTCGCAATCTCCTAATTGTTTGGGGATTTGTTTCCTTGGGATGCAGCATCTTGCTTGTCAAGCCCTTAAATAACATATTTATCGGAAAACTCCCCTTTGGATTTTGGATGGCACAGCAAGGTTCAATTTACGTTTTTGTCATCCTGATTTTTATCTACGCCGTCCAAATGGACAAAATTGACCGCAAATATAAGAACCGAGATTAG
- a CDS encoding sodium:solute symporter family protein: MSVEAWTTLFVILSFIGYTYIGWRSRVRDSKGFFIADQGIPAIANGAATAADWMSAASFISMAGLISTLGYDGSIYLMGWTGGFVLLALLLAPYLRKFGKYTVPDFVGDRYYSNVARLVAVVAAIFISLTYVAGQMRGVGIVFSRFLQVDVETGVIIGMVIVGFFAVLGGMKGITWTQVAQYSVLIVAYLIPAFAIAWILTDNPIPQLAFTFSDIVPKLNQIQVDLGFSEYTQPFANKSMLDVLFITIALMVGTAGLPHVIVRFYTVPNPRAARYSAGWALLFIALLYTTAPSIASFARYNLIDSLHNKTIEEVQQLDWATKWKNTELLKYEDKNGNGRLELTPDEETSEVTIDRDIIVLSTPEVAQLSPLVIALVAAGGLAAALSTASGLLLVISSSIAHDVYYRLYNPQASESQRVMVGRIMVGFAIAIAGYFGMYPPGFVAQVVAFAFGLAAASFFPVILLGIFDKRTNREGAISGMIVGLTFTAFYIIGVKFYNMPTWFFDISPEGIGTVGMILNFIVTFVVSRLTPPPPLEIQEMVDMLRSPEDAPPALGDIGEEQLD; the protein is encoded by the coding sequence GTGTCAGTTGAAGCCTGGACAACCCTATTCGTTATTCTTTCCTTTATTGGCTACACTTACATTGGTTGGCGATCGCGCGTTCGCGATAGCAAAGGTTTTTTTATTGCCGACCAAGGTATTCCCGCGATTGCCAATGGTGCCGCAACCGCCGCCGATTGGATGTCCGCCGCTTCGTTCATCTCGATGGCGGGGTTAATTTCCACCTTGGGATACGACGGTTCAATTTACCTCATGGGATGGACGGGGGGATTTGTTCTTCTCGCCCTGCTTCTCGCCCCATACTTGCGTAAGTTTGGTAAATATACCGTTCCGGATTTTGTCGGCGATCGCTACTATTCTAACGTCGCCCGTTTAGTCGCCGTCGTCGCCGCAATTTTCATCTCCCTCACCTATGTCGCCGGACAAATGCGCGGCGTGGGCATTGTCTTCAGTCGCTTTTTGCAGGTGGATGTGGAGACGGGGGTGATTATTGGTATGGTGATTGTCGGCTTTTTCGCCGTTTTGGGAGGGATGAAGGGGATTACCTGGACGCAGGTGGCACAATATTCCGTTCTGATTGTCGCTTATTTAATTCCGGCGTTCGCGATCGCGTGGATTCTCACCGATAATCCCATCCCCCAACTCGCTTTCACCTTCAGCGATATCGTTCCCAAACTCAACCAAATTCAAGTGGATTTAGGGTTTTCCGAATACACCCAACCCTTCGCCAACAAATCCATGCTCGATGTCCTGTTCATCACCATTGCCCTAATGGTGGGAACCGCAGGACTCCCCCACGTTATCGTTCGCTTTTACACCGTTCCCAATCCCCGTGCGGCGCGTTATTCTGCGGGTTGGGCATTACTCTTCATCGCCCTCCTCTACACCACCGCCCCCTCAATCGCCTCCTTTGCGCGCTACAACCTCATTGACAGCTTGCACAACAAAACCATTGAAGAGGTGCAGCAACTCGACTGGGCAACCAAATGGAAGAATACCGAACTCCTCAAATACGAGGATAAAAACGGTAACGGACGCTTAGAGTTAACCCCAGACGAAGAAACCAGCGAAGTCACTATCGATAGGGACATTATCGTTCTTTCCACCCCGGAAGTCGCCCAACTCTCTCCTCTTGTCATCGCCCTGGTTGCCGCCGGAGGACTTGCTGCCGCCCTTTCCACCGCCTCCGGGTTGTTGTTGGTGATTTCCAGTTCCATTGCCCACGATGTCTACTACCGCCTGTACAATCCCCAAGCCTCGGAGTCGCAACGGGTGATGGTGGGACGAATTATGGTCGGTTTTGCCATTGCCATTGCCGGGTATTTTGGGATGTATCCCCCCGGATTTGTCGCTCAGGTGGTGGCGTTCGCCTTTGGTTTGGCAGCGGCGAGTTTCTTCCCGGTTATACTCCTGGGTATCTTTGATAAGCGTACCAATCGCGAGGGCGCAATATCAGGAATGATCGTCGGTTTGACTTTCACCGCGTTCTATATCATTGGCGTGAAGTTCTACAATATGCCCACTTGGTTCTTTGATATTTCCCCAGAAGGCATCGGTACTGTGGGAATGATTCTCAATTTCATCGTCACCTTTGTCGTCTCGCGACTCACCCCACCCCCACCTCTCGAAATTCAAGAAATGGTTGATATGCTGCGTTCTCCCGAAGATGCACCCCCTGCGTTAGGAGATATCGGCGAAGAACAGCTAGATTAA
- a CDS encoding glycosyltransferase family 4 protein, with amino-acid sequence MLAQDKNRGKIALISVHGDPAVEIGKEEAGGQNVYVRQVGEALARTGWQVDMFTRRTSPEQKAIVEHCPGCRTIRLTAGAETFVGRNELFKHLPEFVEAFFRFQAESNTIYPIIHTNYWLSSWVGMEIRKRQLVKLIHTYHSLGAVKYKAETTIPLIAKTRLKIEKNCLETVDRVVATSPQEQDHMRSFVSQKGNIDVIPCGTDIERFGNIDRAIARETLNLQPNAKIVLYAGRFDPRKGIETLVRAVGRSEVRTHENIQLIIAGGSRPGQPDGEERARIESIVEELELTDCTTFTGRLDHDQLAQYYAAADVCVVPSHYEPFGLVAIEAMASGTPVVASEVGGLKYTVVPEETGLLAPPKDEVAFAASINRIISNPTRRDRLGHGARDRVESHFSWDGVAMQLDELYLSLLKQLHQEFFFGKRKAKVATKKRAISTSQKVS; translated from the coding sequence ATGCTTGCTCAAGATAAGAATCGCGGAAAAATTGCCCTTATTTCTGTTCACGGCGATCCTGCCGTAGAAATTGGTAAAGAAGAAGCGGGCGGACAAAATGTTTATGTCAGACAAGTCGGAGAAGCATTAGCGCGAACAGGCTGGCAAGTCGATATGTTTACTCGCCGCACCTCCCCAGAGCAAAAAGCCATTGTCGAGCATTGTCCCGGATGTCGCACGATTCGCCTCACTGCGGGGGCTGAAACCTTTGTCGGACGAAATGAGCTTTTCAAACATTTACCTGAATTTGTCGAAGCCTTCTTCCGTTTTCAGGCTGAATCCAATACGATTTACCCAATTATTCACACCAATTACTGGCTTTCTTCTTGGGTGGGCATGGAAATAAGAAAACGCCAGTTGGTGAAACTCATTCATACCTATCACTCTTTAGGTGCAGTTAAATATAAAGCAGAAACAACCATTCCTTTAATTGCTAAAACGCGCCTTAAAATCGAGAAAAATTGTTTAGAAACTGTCGATCGCGTGGTTGCCACTTCTCCTCAAGAACAAGACCATATGCGATCGTTTGTTTCACAGAAAGGGAATATTGATGTTATTCCTTGCGGTACGGACATCGAACGCTTTGGCAATATCGATCGCGCGATCGCCAGAGAAACCCTCAACCTGCAACCCAATGCTAAAATTGTTCTCTACGCCGGACGCTTCGACCCTCGCAAAGGCATTGAAACCTTAGTTCGCGCAGTCGGTCGTTCGGAAGTTCGCACCCATGAGAATATTCAGTTGATTATCGCTGGGGGAAGTCGTCCCGGACAGCCTGACGGCGAAGAAAGAGCGCGAATTGAAAGTATTGTTGAAGAGTTGGAATTAACCGATTGTACGACCTTCACGGGTCGCCTCGACCACGACCAGCTCGCACAATACTACGCAGCCGCCGATGTTTGCGTTGTTCCCAGTCACTACGAACCTTTTGGTTTGGTTGCGATTGAAGCAATGGCAAGCGGTACGCCTGTCGTCGCGAGTGAGGTTGGCGGACTGAAATATACCGTCGTTCCCGAAGAAACCGGACTTCTCGCACCCCCTAAAGATGAGGTCGCTTTTGCCGCGTCAATTAACCGCATTATCTCCAATCCAACCAGGCGCGATCGATTGGGTCATGGCGCGCGCGATCGCGTAGAATCTCACTTTAGTTGGGATGGCGTTGCAATGCAATTAGACGAACTCTACCTCTCGTTACTTAAGCAATTACACCAAGAGTTTTTCTTTGGCAAGCGTAAAGCAAAGGTCGCAACGAAAAAACGCGCGATCTCAACGTCTCAAAAAGTCAGTTAA